A window of Bombus huntii isolate Logan2020A chromosome 12, iyBomHunt1.1, whole genome shotgun sequence genomic DNA:
CAGAGCAGAATTAGTAGCACACTTGGAACACATgttattttccaaatttctaGACCATGCACCAAATGCTATAATGAAAGCATGCAGACGGGGTGCACTTCTGTTACATCCACCTCATTATTGTGCAATTTATATTCGTCCTAATGATCCCCGTGAGAAACGTTTACCACAAGAATTAATAAAAGCTATCTATCGCTtagtaattgaaaaaaaacATAGGAACGTGAAAACAAAAGGAACATCCATATATAATGCATATAGTATAGGAATGGATACTTCTAGATTAAATCGACTTTATAGTAGTACTTCCAGTGATAATAATCAACAATTGAATGAATTAGCTACAGAATTAAAAAGATGTTCTTTCAATATTGCTACACGTTTGGATAGGTTAACTAATAAAGTCGAAAGTATTTTACGAGAGAGTAATAACTCAATATAATGTATAGTACTTAAACTATTTAAATTATGGGTATTATTTACTTACCAATAACTTAGCCTTATATCTCGTTCCATCTCCTAATTGTATTTCTGCATTTTCTTCTGGTATTTTaggtaatttaatattttcaactttaGAGTTATAAATTacgtttacattttctttacTTATCAACTGTTTATTGACTGCATGTAATAATAGATCATTTTCAACTATATAAGCAATTTCTTCATTCAAGTAATCTTCATTAAATACTATCATAGCATCAGAGCATGCATCCCAAACCTactacaaatttcatatttaattacaatatttggaatattaCTGTAAAACTGTTGTTTGTTACTATTATCAATGTTTCAATACCTGCATTTTTCGTACAGTACAATAACGTGTTGCTGCAATGTGTTGCCAAGCTCCTATGCTTGAAAGTAAGGTACGTGTTTGTTGATTTAAAGCAACCACACGATTGGAATATTCttcttgaaatttatattcaaactGTTTACCACTTTCCAACAAAAGAATCTTCTTACATTCAAGTTTCCTATTGTTTGCTATTGCAAGACGTAAAGAAACATTCACCAAGTATGTTATTTATCAAATCTTTGGTAAACactaaaaatattgttatatataattataaataagtaaaaaagCTAACCTATTGCACATGCAAGTGTGGTTCCAACCATACCACCtccagtaataataatatcataattttCATGGTTTTGGGCAgagttaaaataatttctcgtCACTAGCATTGATCCATtaggaataaaatatttatatctttttaaagcTGATGATAAAACATCACAATATATTACCGTTTTCATAAAAGTCGccattttccttttatttatatactctaaatacatataatttataacgcagaatgaaattactttaaaataaatcacatcaaaaatatattaaatacaaatctttttcaatttcacttaatccataaaattattttatttatacagtTATTTTAACAGAattatttgaattctttaattatttaaatgtgtTATTTTAATCAGTATCTCGGTACATAGTTTTGTCCAGATCATTTAATACTTgttatattaacaaattttgaaatgttctatttcattcaaatatgcatatgaaaaCGCTTCGTATCATTTTATGACAAATAATGGCATAACAAAACGTTTTAgtattcatatatattttagtaGTAATAATctattatttgatatttagtaataataaattttaaatgatgATCATTTTTTCtgatatagtataacgtttgaaatgtatataaatgaaTTCTTTGAAATTCGTATAAAATGAAACTCGTATAATTCAGAATATGTGtgattgaaatttatataatcgtaattattaatatattcatacagcaacttcaattatttctgtaaacaataaattacttattttttctaatttaaatgttaatacgtttaattttattaatttctaactaattattgtaaaaagaTCTTTATTAGTGTAGCATTTTATTCACCATGGTGATGAATATAACGAGGTTATATTGATCTTCCCCAGGAGTTGTTATGTGAAGCGATTAGAACCTTACAAAGTAAAGATCCAGACTCAAATTTCAGGAAAtttaacaaatgtattatataataaatacaaattaataatatatacaattaaattacaattttttattcctgATTTTTAAACCTATCTatagtttataaataaatatcgttaatattccataataaaattcaaaggTAAGTATTAAGGTTTATttatgtgtatgtgtgtgtgtttgtagaaataatttataataatttatcttaaatatatataataatttgtctTATAAGTTATATTGATTCATTCAttcaaaaattagaattaaagTTAAGTAATAAAACTAAATTTTTGACTACATCTTAAACTAGTATACAGTTAAAATATGTTTTGTTCAACgttagagaaagaaattaataaataagtaatcgtatatcaaataaaatttattaattttgactgaaaacataaatataatagtacaaatttatttgttgCAATAGGCAATGACAGAGCACAGAGGTACATCTTTTTACAATTCTTGTATAAAAGTTCCAGTAGATCCTTACAGCGGGCAACCAATTCCATCTTATGAACGCATTGGATCtaaaaaagacaaagaagataataatctttataataaacataaaataaatcttatgAAAGGTGATCAACTTATTAGTGAATCTGGAATATCAAGTCCTACAGAAATTATGGACAACTTTTTAGAATTTTTGGACAGTATACCAAACTATGATCAAGTTTATCATTTATCAAATGAGCAGTTTAAGCAAAAAGTTGATTACTTAAGAaggaaacaaaaattattattgaaaaatttacaaaattcactGATCGATCATGAAAATGCAAATGTGCCTAAATTTTCTGTAcctaaatataataaaaaattaaagattaaaaGTAAGAATGATATTAATGATTTAACATTAAATGGCAAAAGGTGTTACTTAGAAGAATCTCGAACTCCTAGTCctttactttttctttctagTAAATTTAATGAACTCTCAGAAGAGCAGGATCTTTTGACAAATAggtatatataattatgtaaaaGCAAATTTCTTGTATCTTATTAAGGCTGTAATTCTTGATATTTCTAAATGTAGTAGAAGATATGAAGGAAATGGAACAGTatgtaagaaaaaaatatatttgagtAATAAAAATTGGAGCACATGGAATAAATTAAGTAGCAATGATAATATTGAAAGTGATACAGACAGTATAGAAACAAGAAGTTTGCCTGCCAATATTGCAAAGGAATGGCACCCTACCGTACCTAAGCCATTTAGTTTTACTGTACGGTGAGGAACTATATTTTCTGtaacaacaaattaaatatttattcacatGAAGTTAATAATACTCTATTGTATGCTTTAGAGAAGAAGCAGGAAAGTATATGGCACATACTGGAATGGAGGAacaaaaatgcaaaaatttaaaaagtaataaGAAAAGTCTGCGTAGAAAACGACGTGTGAGATCAATTCCGCTAACGTCAAAAATTCCACTTTATGACAAATTATTAGCTGAAAAGGAAGAACGGTTTGTGTTTGTTTATGTCtttcatatataataatcCTTTTCGTTTTTATCAATATACAGGATGGTCTACCTAATTTTATCACTTGCAATATCTCACTTGTTTTCGACAATATTTAGAAATGTTTCAGGTATATAAGAGAGACATAATTTGATATGATTAGTTTTTTCATAGGTGAACGCGTAGAGGACATGTGAAGGTCATCGATGTTTTTTAAATGTAAtcacatattttttaatacattaatcAATTCATTTGGACATTCGCTACAAAAAAAGTATACATCTACGTACGTTGAGAAGTTCGTTTGTTTAGCTAGGAgatattttaatgtttattttgtaaaagCTGTTGTATGAGAAACaagaaaaacaaatacaaaagtATCACTTTACATTCTTCCTTGTCTTTCATATCattcaaaaaaaaaagtcgATCTTCACATGATCTTTACACGCCTACGTAGAGAATAACTAATAACATTAGAATATGTCCCTCTTAAAGgcattgaaattttatttgaaatattttccaatataaTTCATAGTATCGAATATATTTCGGCTTCAATTCTATGTATAGTAATAAATCTATAGTTATCACGAGCATTTATCTTTTAGGAGTCGTATAATCCGTGAAGAAAGTGCGTTAAATTTAATGTCTCAGGTACGTCCTTTTAGGCTCGAATGTGATCGTCGAGCTTGGCGATTTTTAGCAAGATCTAGCCCAGAAATTCGTAGCAAAAGCGTTAACATGAATACGAAGTTTAAGGCTAAACCAGTACCAAAGAATCTTTTCAGCACAGAAATATACGACCGTATGCTTGAAGACGAATATTACAGGTCAATACAGTATATACAGTTCTCGTCCTATATTCGATTAACTAAAAAGCAGCACAATTTTCAGGCAGTTACAAAAACAGTTAAGAGCAGCGCAATTAATGAAGTCATCGTCTTTACCGCCGTCAATGGCTAGACGAGAACGCGTTAAATCTGCGTGCACACGTTTACAGAACACAGTTAAAAACTGCAACGAAGACATTAAGGACAAGAATGTTTCACAACTGCCAGATAATAATTTAACGCCAGTAGAAACACATAAACCAACGATGCCTATTTTGCCAATACGAGGAAACAATTTAGCAGCGATTTTAAGATGTCAAGTATCACggtataatacataatataacaaatacataTGTGTCTTTGATTTATATTACAAGGGAAGAAAATGATTGCacttgtatttatattatagaGAAAAATTGGAACGTGAAATAAGGGAAAAAATggaagagagacgtcgagaaCAAACAGCAAAAATTAGACAATCTTTGATTGGACGTAATCCAGTATGGCGAGCTCTGAGATCTGCTGCGAGGTgcgatttttttaaataaatagttaTTTGCTTGTTTTCTTCAGTGAGGTGTTGTGCAATAGTAAAGATTAGAAATTACTCTTCATATTGTTATGACtacataaattttaattgtaaGGCACGAGCACGAAAGAGATCTTAGTATTCGAACTTTACTCCGTCGCGATGAAGCGCGTGAACAAGAGGAACGTCATCGATTGCAGATGGAAATGATGCTGGATCGCGTAACACAAATACCAACACTTTTTGAACGTCATTCTCAGGtgcataaaatttatttttttttggGGGGGGGGAGGAGAAAGTTTAAGATAAACTGCtgtcattattattattactactattattgctaataataataataataataaatatcgagGAAGTAATCACTTATGAGAATATCCTTGTAGAGTTATCAGTCGTTGACACAAGGACAACAGAATGTTAGTTGTTCAAAAATGTTgcaacaaaagaaaaagaaaaagcaataTAGACAAGCATTGAATACTGCAAATTCGTATATAAATTACGAAAACATTTCTAGATCGGATTCCGGATCCTCAACTAGTTCGTCGCATACTTTCTTATCAGCGAGTCAGTCCTTAAATTCATCTAATACGTCTATATCGCAATCATCTGAAAAGTCGATAACTAAATCTCAAGTTTCACtttcgaaaagaaaaggagatcGTAGTCAATTGAAAGTCTCTATAAATGAAACCGCAGAGCTGatcgaagataaaaataaaagcgATAAATTATGTGATAATGAATGTTTAATCTCTAACGATGATCGCAATGCAAATGCGACACAGAGCAACAAATATAATACAGAGAGAAGGTTATCAGGTGTTCATTAAGCAATTTGACAACtattaattagaattaatCGTAATCAGATAGTGACTGAAAACCTTAAAGTGattacatacatgtataatataaGAGGAACATGTACGGGAAACATATGTTTTTTTTCCTTATCTTTATATTTCTTCACGTATTTTACACcatatttaaacaaaaattaaaatccataaaaatttatttcaatgttaTTAGGAAACAGATTGAAACGGTACGAACTATACGATACAAATAATTAGActtatgtataattttaatataatatttatagcagaaaaagaatttataaataaagcGCTTTGAAATTAACAATACcagattaatttttattcgatgtTTAAAGTctataaattcttaattttaaaaatattaacaacaGTTTCAATATTATGTGTGCATATTTTATGCCCTGATAGTATCTAAAATCCAATCTAGGTAATACACAATCTTTGTATAAACTCCAGGTATTCCTGTCGTACCACACATGCGAGGTCCAAAACTGACAACTCCATATtgaatgaattttaaattatggCTATAATTTCCTGGAGCCTGAAGTGGCCCACCGCTATCTCCCGAACAAGAATCCATACCGCTTTTACCGCCCGCGCACATTTGCTTGTACCAAATTTGCGCCTGTCTTTCATACAGTTCTGCACATTTATTTGTGGACATTAGTTGTAACTGAACCTGCAGCAAGTCCGGACTCTGTGGTCCACGTTCAGTTGCGCCCCAACCCGTTACTATTACCTATCGCAAAACGTAAGAATCATCAGTATCTACgattagaaaaaagaaaagtgacATGGAAAGATGCTCGTGTTTTACTATCGCATTTACTTTTTTTCTGGTCAAAGTTGCAGCTGATCCGATTGGCATACAAATAGGCCGCACATTTTGTGGTCTAAAATCAGCGTCCTGATCCAGTCGCAGCAAACCAATGTCATTTTGTAATCTCGCTCTTGTATATCGTGGGTGAAAGTGGGTACTTTCTATACCGATATCTTGATATCTTTCAGCGCAAACGATTTCGATACCGTCTTCGTCTTTGTCACAGTCGCGCTCGGTATTTAAATTATGCTCTCCTAGTCGTACTCCAATTAATGTAAAATCTAAGATATTGATtctgaataaaatattgaacCAAATGAATTCATCAGTAACACATTTTACGATTGACTTACCATTCGGTAGCGTTGTAATACAATGAGCAGCGGTGAGTACGTATCGTTTATTGATTAACGATCCTCCGCATTTGAATTCTGGGATTTGTTTCCCAGTATTGTAGGCGAGCAATACCATCCATGGAAAATCAAATATGCGTGTTTTATTGCCACCAAAAATCTTTTCTTGCGATACTGGGCCGCACAAATTATGATCCAGTAATGGTAAATTCGGATGATTCGTGACGTCTGGGGGATCGGGAATAAACAACGGATTTTCTGTTGTGGTTGTCGTTGTGGTTGTGGATTCAGTTACTAACGAACgctaaaattgtaatattttgtcGTAACGCGTTTCATTTTATATCAGAAGAGCACATAATCATCAGAGCAGATCATAATGGTTACATAAAATGTTTACCTGTTCGCAACACACTTTGGGATCTTTATTCTCAAATCCGCATTGTAAACTGATCAAATAATCATGAGTATCCTTTGTCAATGGTTTTTGTTGTTTAAGAATCTGTATAATTGGTTGACAACTGTGTATATTGATGCAAACACCAATTTTATTCTGTGGCGTGGTACATATAtcttctataaaaaaaatccaTTGTTTACAGAAGTGGATTGCTCGGATTATCAAATTAGTTTCAAAGTATAAGTAATGTTACTAATACtacgaaagaagaaacgtCGTGTGTCGTTAGTATTCAGAGTAACGTCTCATAAGTTTATCTCTCTCCAGTTGCTGTATACGGTACTGATCACAATCACAAATAAAGTGCAAGTGAGATATTACGCGCGTGATATGTTAGTAGAAGCTTGTTATACGTATATCaatcgaacaaaatttttacttttcagCAGTAATGcctatataaattatttcttttttcgcaatAACCacttaatatattaattttcattgaacaaaaatgtaaaagaataaGAGGTTTTGTATGAAGATAAATCTGTAACATGATTGTTAATATGCTTGACAATAATTAGTAATTGTATGAGGATTGTTGCTATATTGCGAGTAAGTATTTAGGAAATCCCACTCACGCGCACTGACTCCGCATAAAACCAAAATTCCGACTAAAAGTAAATGATTAATCATGTCGATTTCGAAACTATCGTCAAAgctatctttttctttttcttgaaACAAGTTTGaagatttgtatttttttaactCGGATAATATTCGGTTACAAATTCTTTCTCGATTCCTTTACTTGTTCCGCTCCTTCCGATTGAAAGCAAGAAACAAcgatatttagaaaaataataaagtcgTACTTGAGATCTTTCAAACCAGCAAGCGGACAAACCAGTTTCAAAATCTGTTTACTTTTATTACTTTTGCAGAGAATGGACTCGCGCGAAGAGTCTTCGGCGTACTAACTGCTGCCATCTGCTGAGTCCGATGAGCCTTTCGATTGGAAAAAATATCTAGAGGGAAGGGGTTATAAGGAAAATGTTCTCGACTAATAAGGACGTTATATTGTATCGACAGATATTTATTTGCTTTATTGACCTACTGATAATTTCATAATCAAGTAAAgcatcgaaataaaaatatattttcttctgcGTTATATATTTGTTGATGTTGGAATAagtcacacacacacatatatatatatatataaaatgtatttctgAGAATAAATTTCATCATTCTGACTCTGTGGGTTGGCTTATTAAAACGATTCAGGGATTTCCAATTCTAACATCGAACGTTTTACGTCATACAGGAGACGATAAGTTTCGCAGTAGACGAATCATTCCTTTGATAATTTCCGCATATTGTTTTGAAAATAACATGCACTCCATTTAttaaggaaaaatataaaaataattgtacacGTATATCTTGCGTGATAGTTTGTATGTGCTACAGAATCGATAACCTCTGAAACCGATAGTTATTAGTTATACTACTGATGTAACGTAACCCTATCACTAgagaacaaaaataattttctttcataaaatGAAGAAcgttatattttctttcatattatttaacaaatgatatatattatatatatcttttaattcACCTTCCTTTCATCGTTGCGCGTATgcatttacaattttacatgTATAAAGATTAGATAGAGACTGGacgaataatttcaatatagaTATCAAGGTCTCATTTTGCTGAGTATCCAGGGTACAAAATCAATTACTCTAGTATAAACGCCAGGCCATCCAGGCATACCGCAAGGTGATGGTCCAAAGGAAACAACACCAACAGCTGCCCATCTAGCGCTACCATTCCGATCTCGTTCTACAGCCATTAAAGATCCACCAGAATCTCCTCTACACGAATCTTTACCCTTTTGTCCACCGGCACAAATCTGCCCGTAACCCAACGCCACTCCAACGTTTCCATAAGTCATCTGGCATTGTACTTCGTCAACTATAGGCAACGTAAGTTTTAGTTTTATGTTCGACGATGAGCCGTTCTCTGTCTTTCCCCAGCCGGCAACAGATAGCCTTTGTCCGAGAGAAGCATTTGGTGGCAGACAAATAGGTTTTATGTAATTGGTAAACGTAACATCACGGGACAATCTTAGCAGAGCGATATCATATTTCTGATCTCTTGATCGTGGCCGGTAATTCTCATGAGCAATTTGTTCTTCGATTTCAACCGACACGGTTTCGTCCGCGCAAATTTCGCTGTTTTCATCGTCCTTAATGCAATCAGGATTGGTATCAGTATTATATTCGCCTAAACGGACACTTTGCAGTCGCCATGTGCTTGGTATATCTTTGCCTTTGACACAATGAGCTGCCGTTAGAACATAACGCTGACTTATAAGGACTCCACCACAAGCTGTATATACTCCATTtactgaaaaatataattttatgttaattattttccatGTTTGCGTTAACTACTTTTAGAGCATCCTGTCTGTTTTTAACTTCTTACATGTAAGGTATTCCAAGAGTGTCATCCATGGATATTCGTCGAGTCCTGCGCGTTCTCCACCGACGATCCTTTGAGTTAAATCTTTGCCGCATTCAGTAGGAAGCAAAGGattgttaaaaatatcgtattgTAGATTTTGATTGTTGGTATTTTGATTGTTGGTATTTTCATTGTTGGTATTCTGTTGCCCAGAATTCGAATTTATTCTGCCGTTATCTTCAATACGAGTTTGTATAGGGCAACATACTCGGGGGTTGTTGGGACTATCGAAACCGCACTGTATTTGTCTTAATATATCTATTGTTTGTGGTGGAAGGGGTCGTGTTTGAAGAATATTCAGTATTTGTGGACATTGACGCAATCCAATGCACTGACCGGATACACCATAAAGTGACGCACAATTCGATTGTCCTTGAAATTCTAAAAAAGAAAGTTGTCTTCAATGTatgagaagaaaataattattaacagTTACTCTGTAATGATTACTATTCTTTGACTATTGTTCAATTTGTCATTactgatttttaaattttacattataaaaacCGTCTTTAGAGCGtatagaagaaataaaagctttataataaaaaaaactaATTCTAATCAATTAAATGTATGACTAATgtgttacaaaattatttaaaaagacaATTAATAACTTACGAGCGACTGCAACAAGCATCATAGCTTGCAAGATGCCGAAAGCAAATAACTTAATCATTTTAACGCATAAAATGATAACAGTTGTTGAGAAAAACCAAAGTATTAGATTTCACGTATAGTTTCTAAATTATTGCGGCTTTCATATGTACTTCACGCGCGATTCAGAAAATGACATCCTTCGCGTTCGAGTTGAGGATGCCAACTATACAGTAAATGATTTGTCTACAACCATGGTCAACTGCTTCTCCcactattttaatatctatcgagtataattatttttccttctttttatttctttacaaAGCAATAACTTTCTCAGGCttcaaatgattaaaaatGTCTTTTGCGATTTCAATTATcagtttaatttaaattttcaaatacaaattatttatgcTTAATCGGAAAGACATAAATAAATCATGAAAAAATTAGTCAAGTATGGCTTTagagggacagagagagaagTAGAGAGGAACACGTTTGTGTTTAATTCTAAGCGgtttataaatttgtatattatgtacatttatagatataaaatGGATGTATTTTAGTAACAATGTGTAAATCGTTATACACATATAAGTGCACTTATgttgtgtgtatatatatgtatatatgtattttatgtgCAATCGCCTTACAGATATTATTACAACAGTATATTTTTCCTTATGCAGTACTATAAATGGGAGCGAAAAACGATACATATACCAAAGATTAAGCATCTGAAAtgtatcttttatttcttattcttcTTTAATACGAGGAATCTTGTATTGAACAGAAGAATATCGGCTCCGATGTTCTTTAGTTTCGTTTGTACACAAAATTTTGAATCTTATATAAcgatgtaattaaatatataaaattttggaacgaaaaagattgaaaatggCTGTGAAACATAATATTTGTACATTATCATTGCCTACGTTAACGGATACAGCGTCCATTAAGAAAGAGAAAGTTCGGAAAAATGTGAGATTTATGTACAAAACATCTAGTTTCttatcttttaaatatattttaaacagCTAAATGGAATAAAtcgataataattacatattttcagCATATTTCGAACAAAAGGTGTAAATCTTATTATTACGTTTGCCTGGGTGCTCTGATGCATACAATAGATAAGCAAATTAAAGACAAATatactgaaaataattatctATATTTAATTGGATCAAGATACATAAAAGATCTTTATAAATGGCTACAACATTGCAAATACAATAAAGTACCTGTAAATGACTTTCTAAAGTCGCTTATTACATCAGTAGCTTTATTTGCAATAGGAGTAAAACTGACTAACGAATTAGTTGCATGGAGGATATTTTAATCTATAGTAAAGGAGTTTTAAAAAAACGTCAGTAAAGTTACCCTATCTCCATACATTTTAAACATTAAGCTTATATTTGTAcaatataacatttaaaatatgtgtatacgaattaattttattcctaTATTCCAGTCAATAAATAAGCCTTTCAGCAACCAAATTGATCAACTCCACAATTTGTTAATTTCATTACCTAAATAGATGATCAATTACGTATATAAGTACATGATAATTCAATTTACAAGAAACAATTGTCTTATTTCCATAAGTTCACTTATCGGAAGAATATGACAGTATATGATGGTAAATTCTAATATCAATTTGAAGAgcaatatttgtaatatcatGAGTATTTTTCTGATGTATACAGAGTTTATCAATGTAGTCTCTGAATGGGTCCTATAATCTAACGCTATAAGAATTACATTACTTTATCATATCgaacaaaaatatcaaataattttagcATACATGAGAAGttctatataaataatttaaatcgcttattaataaattatagtactaaaagtatattttaatttataagcTCTTCAGCCATATTTAGTTTTCTTGCTTATgttactatttattatttctattatcttttgcttcagaatttttattacCTTCGTCATCTTCATCAGAACTATCTAATTCATCTGAATCAATATCAAGATCTagtaaaattttctttttatttggtTTTAGTTCTGTgtcacattttctttttattccagAAGTAGCAACTTTGAAACCTTCTTCAACTGCATCTCCAACTCTTTCTGTAAGAACCGATCTTTCGCGTTCGTAAGTTTGATCTTTAAATTCGTGTCTAGGTTCAGTGCAAAgtctttctaattttttctttttacgttcTGCTGCTTCTTCTTCTCGTTTTCCTTGTTTCTCGATCCAAGCTTTTagtcttttttcttcgttgatATCACGAAGTCTGCGTCCACTTAAATCTCTACAAGCTTCACGATTTGTAGTTTTTTCGATTTGCGCTCCAATTGCTCGTAGCATGGAACCAAATCCCCCTTTACCGCCAAACAATCGCggtataatagaaatataaccaTCATAGCAAGTGACATCTTCATCCACGAGTCTCCCATTGTATATGAAGTAAAAGTTTTCCTGCAATAAGTTTTAGTAATCATTATAAAATTCCTTTTCGAcgttaaacaaattattttaagGTTAGGACAGTTAATTATATTACACGTATACATACTGCTAATCCTTCGATTTGTT
This region includes:
- the LOC126871712 gene encoding protein FAM161A isoform X1; protein product: MTEHRGTSFYNSCIKVPVDPYSGQPIPSYERIGSKKDKEDNNLYNKHKINLMKGDQLISESGISSPTEIMDNFLEFLDSIPNYDQVYHLSNEQFKQKVDYLRRKQKLLLKNLQNSLIDHENANVPKFSVPKYNKKLKIKSKNDINDLTLNGKRCYLEESRTPSPLLFLSSKFNELSEEQDLLTNSRRYEGNGTVCKKKIYLSNKNWSTWNKLSSNDNIESDTDSIETRSLPANIAKEWHPTVPKPFSFTVREEAGKYMAHTGMEEQKCKNLKSNKKSLRRKRRVRSIPLTSKIPLYDKLLAEKEERSRIIREESALNLMSQVRPFRLECDRRAWRFLARSSPEIRSKSVNMNTKFKAKPVPKNLFSTEIYDRMLEDEYYRQLQKQLRAAQLMKSSSLPPSMARRERVKSACTRLQNTVKNCNEDIKDKNVSQLPDNNLTPVETHKPTMPILPIRGNNLAAILRCQVSREKLEREIREKMEERRREQTAKIRQSLIGRNPVWRALRSAARHEHERDLSIRTLLRRDEAREQEERHRLQMEMMLDRVTQIPTLFERHSQSYQSLTQGQQNVSCSKMLQQKKKKKQYRQALNTANSYINYENISRSDSGSSTSSSHTFLSASQSLNSSNTSISQSSEKSITKSQVSLSKRKGDRSQLKVSINETAELIEDKNKSDKLCDNECLISNDDRNANATQSNKYNTERRLSGVH
- the LOC126871712 gene encoding protein FAM161A isoform X2, with product MTEHRGTSFYNSCIKVPVDPYSGQPIPSYERIGSKKDKEDNNLYNKHKINLMKGDQLISESGISSPTEIMDNFLEFLDSIPNYDQVYHLSNEQFKQKVDYLRRKQKLLLKNLQNSLIDHENANVPKFSVPKYNKKLKIKSKNDINDLTLNGKRCYLEESRTPSPLLFLSSKFNELSEEQDLLTNRRYEGNGTVCKKKIYLSNKNWSTWNKLSSNDNIESDTDSIETRSLPANIAKEWHPTVPKPFSFTVREEAGKYMAHTGMEEQKCKNLKSNKKSLRRKRRVRSIPLTSKIPLYDKLLAEKEERSRIIREESALNLMSQVRPFRLECDRRAWRFLARSSPEIRSKSVNMNTKFKAKPVPKNLFSTEIYDRMLEDEYYRQLQKQLRAAQLMKSSSLPPSMARRERVKSACTRLQNTVKNCNEDIKDKNVSQLPDNNLTPVETHKPTMPILPIRGNNLAAILRCQVSREKLEREIREKMEERRREQTAKIRQSLIGRNPVWRALRSAARHEHERDLSIRTLLRRDEAREQEERHRLQMEMMLDRVTQIPTLFERHSQSYQSLTQGQQNVSCSKMLQQKKKKKQYRQALNTANSYINYENISRSDSGSSTSSSHTFLSASQSLNSSNTSISQSSEKSITKSQVSLSKRKGDRSQLKVSINETAELIEDKNKSDKLCDNECLISNDDRNANATQSNKYNTERRLSGVH
- the LOC126871712 gene encoding protein FAM161A isoform X3; this encodes MTEHRGTSFYNSCIKVPVDPYSGQPIPSYERIGSKKDKEDNNLYNKHKINLMKGDQLISESGISSPTEIMDNFLEFLDSIPNYDQVYHLSNEQFKQKVDYLRRKQKLLLKNLQNSLIDHENANVPKFSVPKYNKKLKIKSKNDINDLTLNGKRCYLEESRTPSPLLFLSSKFNELSEEQDLLTNSRRYEGNGTVCKKKIYLSNKNWSTWNKLSSNDNIESDTDSIETRSLPANIAKEWHPTVPKPFSFTVREEAGKYMAHTGMEEQKCKNLKSNKKSLRRKRRVRSIPLTSKIPLYDKLLAEKEERSRIIREESALNLMSQVRPFRLECDRRAWRFLARSSPEIRSKSVNMNTKFKAKPVPKNLFSTEIYDRMLEDEYYRQLQKQLRAAQLMKSSSLPPSMARRERVKSACTRLQNTVKNCNEDIKDKNVSQLPDNNLTPVETHKPTMPILPIRGNNLAAILRCQVSREKLEREIREKMEERRREQTAKIRQSLIGRNPVWRALRSAARHEHERDLSIRTLLRRDEAREQEERHRLQMEMMLDRVTQIPTLFERHSQRMDSREESSAY
- the LOC126871744 gene encoding serine protease easter-like codes for the protein MINHLLLVGILVLCGVSAQDICTTPQNKIGVCINIHSCQPIIQILKQQKPLTKDTHDYLISLQCGFENKDPKVCCEQRSLVTESTTTTTTTTENPLFIPDPPDVTNHPNLPLLDHNLCGPVSQEKIFGGNKTRIFDFPWMVLLAYNTGKQIPEFKCGGSLINKRYVLTAAHCITTLPNDFTLIGVRLGEHNLNTERDCDKDEDGIEIVCAERYQDIGIESTHFHPRYTRARLQNDIGLLRLDQDADFRPQNVRPICMPIGSAATLTRKKVIVTGWGATERGPQSPDLLQVQLQLMSTNKCAELYERQAQIWYKQMCAGGKSGMDSCSGDSGGPLQAPGNYSHNLKFIQYGVVSFGPRMCGTTGIPGVYTKIVYYLDWILDTIRA